In Streptomyces sp. 840.1, one DNA window encodes the following:
- a CDS encoding peptide ABC transporter substrate-binding protein has product MILTRTANSRRWALTAGVATTAAVLLSGCSGGGTTSSGAGSKDSINYALPANFTPNWILPVGTASHLNTNNASISQSLWEPLIAYDGSTGKVGWNKNNSLATGADFAKDSKSVTITLGDRHWSDGEKITSRDVQFWFNLVKANREDWASYSPGKAPDNWTSLKIADDTHFTITFDKAYNTQWMLANELSMIRPMPQHVWDKTSDAGKVSDLDLTPAGAKKVWAYLNSAAKKISAYATDPLWKTVSGPYTIKSFSTAGKVQLLANAKYDGGGKANIKTVNLLPFTTADAEENALRAGTVDYGYINATNLSQEASFTAKGYTLKPWAGWAITYMPYNFNNPTMGPVFKQLYARQAIQMSVDQTTLSKVIFNGTAVSTYGPVPQGQTSAFVSSKQKDNPYPFSTGKAKKLLTDHGWAEQGGTMVCTHPGSGDDQCGAGVDKGTKFQMQVLSQSGSTVTDNLMSALQSSFAKSGIGFSIKTAPVNSVLAQAGQCKAGDSGCKWQLSFFGSAGSWYFPAYPSGDSLFATGGASNFGSYTNPAVDKLIGETTTDSSPAAMQKYSAALAEDLPVVWLPEPDYQVSVVKSGLGGFAQDSLANFHPAMWKWTNK; this is encoded by the coding sequence ATGATCCTTACCCGCACGGCGAACAGCCGCCGCTGGGCCCTCACCGCGGGCGTCGCCACCACGGCCGCCGTTCTGCTGTCCGGCTGTTCCGGCGGGGGCACGACCTCGTCCGGCGCCGGCTCGAAGGACAGCATCAACTACGCGCTGCCGGCGAACTTCACGCCGAACTGGATCCTCCCGGTCGGCACCGCCTCCCACCTCAACACCAACAACGCCTCGATATCCCAGTCCCTCTGGGAGCCCCTGATCGCGTACGACGGCTCCACCGGCAAGGTCGGCTGGAACAAGAACAACTCGCTGGCCACCGGCGCCGACTTCGCGAAGGACAGCAAGAGCGTCACGATCACCCTCGGCGACCGGCACTGGAGCGACGGCGAGAAGATCACCTCGCGCGACGTGCAGTTCTGGTTCAACCTGGTCAAGGCCAACAGGGAGGACTGGGCCAGCTACAGCCCGGGGAAGGCGCCGGACAACTGGACCTCGCTGAAGATCGCGGACGACACGCACTTCACGATCACGTTCGACAAGGCGTACAACACCCAGTGGATGCTCGCCAACGAGCTGAGCATGATCCGCCCGATGCCGCAGCACGTGTGGGACAAGACCAGCGACGCGGGCAAGGTGTCGGACCTCGATCTCACCCCCGCAGGCGCCAAGAAGGTCTGGGCGTACCTCAACAGCGCCGCCAAGAAGATCTCGGCCTACGCCACCGACCCGCTCTGGAAGACGGTCAGCGGCCCGTACACCATCAAGTCGTTCTCGACGGCCGGCAAGGTGCAGCTGCTGGCCAACGCCAAGTACGACGGCGGCGGCAAGGCCAACATCAAGACGGTGAACCTGCTCCCGTTCACCACCGCGGACGCCGAGGAGAACGCACTGCGGGCGGGCACGGTCGACTACGGCTACATCAACGCCACCAACCTCAGCCAGGAAGCGTCCTTCACCGCCAAGGGCTACACCCTCAAGCCGTGGGCCGGCTGGGCGATCACGTACATGCCCTACAACTTCAACAACCCCACCATGGGCCCGGTCTTCAAGCAGCTCTACGCCCGCCAGGCGATCCAGATGTCGGTCGACCAGACGACCCTCTCCAAGGTGATCTTCAACGGCACCGCGGTCTCGACCTACGGCCCCGTTCCGCAGGGCCAGACCTCCGCCTTCGTCTCCTCGAAGCAGAAGGACAACCCGTACCCCTTCTCCACCGGCAAGGCGAAGAAGCTGCTCACCGACCACGGCTGGGCCGAGCAGGGCGGCACCATGGTCTGCACCCACCCGGGCAGCGGCGACGACCAGTGCGGCGCGGGCGTGGACAAGGGCACGAAGTTCCAGATGCAGGTGCTGTCGCAGTCCGGCTCGACCGTGACCGACAACCTGATGAGCGCCCTGCAGTCCTCCTTCGCCAAGTCCGGCATCGGCTTCAGCATCAAGACCGCACCGGTCAACTCCGTTCTCGCACAGGCCGGTCAGTGCAAGGCCGGCGACTCCGGCTGCAAGTGGCAGCTCTCCTTCTTCGGCAGCGCGGGCAGCTGGTACTTCCCGGCCTACCCGAGCGGTGACTCCCTCTTCGCCACCGGCGGCGCCTCCAACTTCGGCAGCTACACCAACCCCGCCGTGGACAAGCTGATCGGCGAGACCACCACCGACTCCTCCCCCGCCGCCATGCAGAAGTACAGCGCCGCGCTGGCCGAGGACCTCCCGGTGGTCTGGCTGCCGGAACCCGACTACCAGGTCTCCGTGGTCAAGAGCGGCCTCGGCGGCTTCGCCCAGGACTCGCTGGCCAACTTCCACCCCGCCATGTGGAAGTGGACCAACAAGTAG
- a CDS encoding ROK family transcriptional regulator: MTGISAWDRKATKGTPSLAVRVLELIASGEATSRTELAERLGAAASTISLAVGHLVERGLVAEEGTQSSTGGRPRKALRIGSHDEFAVAADLGGRHARIGVVLPGGGLSDVSTVPFLIGDGPEAALPRLAEALEALAGQRGPGRLRGVGLSLPGPVDVASGSVVRPSRMPGWHRFPVTDWLEERFGVPAAVDNDANCMAVGEHTVRLDGNAPTIMVKIGSAIGAGVMAEGRLYRGATGAAGDITHIRIDAGAGIPCSCGNTGCLETVASGAALVRILRERGADVSSTEDVARLALDGDPLATRTVRRAGDYLGQVLAANVNFFNPDAVYLGGILSTLEQFVAAVRSRLYESCHPLVTEHLTIERTRLGADAGLVGAGQFALQRALAHALHEVGGAERSGAPAPRHV; the protein is encoded by the coding sequence ATGACTGGAATAAGTGCGTGGGACCGCAAGGCCACGAAAGGGACCCCCTCCCTCGCCGTGCGGGTTCTGGAACTGATCGCATCGGGCGAGGCGACGTCACGTACGGAACTCGCCGAGCGCCTCGGGGCCGCCGCCTCGACCATCTCCCTCGCCGTGGGGCACCTGGTGGAACGCGGCCTGGTCGCCGAGGAGGGCACCCAGTCCTCCACCGGCGGGCGTCCCCGCAAGGCGCTGCGGATCGGGAGCCATGACGAGTTCGCCGTCGCCGCCGACCTCGGGGGCCGGCACGCCAGGATCGGCGTGGTCCTTCCGGGCGGCGGCCTGAGCGACGTCTCGACCGTCCCCTTCCTGATCGGCGACGGGCCCGAGGCCGCCCTGCCCCGGCTGGCCGAGGCGCTGGAGGCGCTGGCCGGACAGCGCGGCCCCGGCCGCCTGCGCGGGGTCGGGCTCTCGCTGCCCGGACCCGTGGACGTCGCCTCCGGGTCGGTCGTCCGGCCCTCGCGGATGCCCGGCTGGCACCGCTTCCCGGTCACCGACTGGCTGGAGGAGCGCTTCGGAGTCCCGGCGGCCGTGGACAACGACGCCAATTGCATGGCGGTCGGCGAACACACCGTCCGGCTCGACGGGAACGCTCCGACGATCATGGTGAAGATCGGGTCCGCGATCGGCGCGGGCGTGATGGCCGAGGGGCGCCTCTACCGGGGCGCGACCGGCGCCGCCGGGGACATCACCCACATCCGGATCGACGCGGGTGCCGGTATCCCCTGCTCCTGCGGCAACACCGGCTGCCTGGAAACCGTGGCGTCCGGCGCCGCGCTGGTCCGCATCCTGCGCGAGCGCGGGGCCGATGTGAGCAGCACCGAGGACGTGGCCCGACTGGCGCTCGACGGCGATCCGCTGGCCACCCGCACGGTCCGCAGGGCCGGCGACTACCTGGGCCAGGTGCTGGCCGCCAACGTCAACTTCTTCAACCCGGACGCCGTCTACCTCGGCGGCATCCTCTCCACCCTGGAGCAGTTCGTCGCCGCGGTGCGCAGCCGGCTCTACGAGAGCTGCCACCCGCTCGTCACCGAGCACCTCACCATCGAGCGGACCAGGCTCGGCGCCGACGCCGGACTGGTCGGCGCCGGGCAGTTCGCCCTGCAACGCGCCCTGGCCCACGCCCTGCACGAGGTGGGCGGAGCCGAACGGTCCGGCGCTCCCGCCCCCCGTCACGTCTGA
- a CDS encoding M81 family metallopeptidase, whose translation MSQSRTAASRPVIAIAGLGIESSTFSPARTRAAAFRPSRGAEVLDRYPFLADGEELREAADWHGALVGKSLPGGTVTAAAWTELTDELIERLAALPRPDGLWYDIHGAMTVEGIDDAEVVLLDRIRATVGPDVIISTSMDLHGNVSRELVHGSDLITCYRMAPHEDHMETKERAVRNLVELLASGAPRPVKAWVPVPVLLAGEQTSTRIEPARSVYAAVDDVEAMDGVTDAAIWVGYAWADEPRNRAAVVVTGTDRAAVSAGAERLAEGFWKARDDFDFVAPTGTFDAILDEALGSDRLPYFISDTGDNPTAGGSGDMTWGLTRLLARPEFREDDGPTVIYASVPGPDAVATAVAAGVGATVTVTAGAEVDDRHAGPVTLTGTVHSVRHGDRDARTEVVIRVGSVYAILTELRKPYHHEHDFTDLGLDPRGAHIVIVKIGYLEPELFDMSVGWKMALTPGGVDQDLVRLGHHRIRRPMFPFDREMADPDLSARVIPASDQPLTGDDE comes from the coding sequence ATGTCGCAATCCCGCACCGCAGCATCCCGCCCGGTCATCGCCATCGCAGGGCTCGGCATCGAGTCCTCCACCTTCTCCCCCGCCCGGACCCGGGCCGCCGCCTTCCGCCCCTCGCGCGGCGCCGAGGTGCTGGACCGCTACCCCTTCCTGGCCGACGGTGAGGAACTGCGCGAGGCGGCCGACTGGCACGGCGCCCTGGTCGGCAAGTCGCTGCCGGGCGGCACCGTGACCGCCGCCGCCTGGACCGAGCTGACCGACGAGCTGATCGAACGGCTCGCCGCGCTGCCCCGCCCGGACGGCCTCTGGTACGACATCCACGGCGCGATGACCGTGGAGGGCATCGACGACGCCGAGGTGGTCCTGCTGGACCGCATCCGCGCCACCGTCGGCCCCGACGTCATCATCTCCACCTCGATGGACCTGCACGGCAACGTCTCCCGCGAACTCGTCCACGGCAGCGACCTGATCACCTGCTACCGGATGGCCCCGCACGAGGACCACATGGAGACCAAGGAGCGGGCCGTCCGCAACCTGGTGGAACTGCTGGCCTCCGGGGCGCCCCGTCCGGTCAAGGCCTGGGTGCCGGTACCGGTGCTGCTGGCCGGCGAGCAGACCTCCACCCGGATCGAGCCGGCCAGGAGCGTGTACGCGGCGGTGGACGACGTCGAGGCCATGGACGGCGTGACCGACGCCGCGATCTGGGTCGGCTACGCCTGGGCCGACGAACCCCGCAACCGTGCCGCGGTGGTGGTCACGGGCACCGACCGGGCCGCCGTGTCCGCCGGTGCGGAGCGGCTGGCCGAGGGCTTCTGGAAGGCCCGCGACGACTTCGACTTCGTCGCCCCGACCGGCACCTTCGACGCCATCCTGGACGAGGCCCTGGGCTCCGACCGGCTCCCGTACTTCATCAGCGACACCGGGGACAACCCGACCGCCGGAGGTTCCGGTGACATGACCTGGGGGCTGACCCGGCTGCTGGCCCGCCCGGAGTTCCGGGAGGACGACGGCCCGACCGTCATCTACGCCTCGGTGCCGGGCCCGGACGCCGTCGCGACCGCCGTCGCCGCCGGTGTCGGCGCCACCGTGACCGTCACCGCCGGGGCGGAGGTCGACGACCGGCACGCGGGCCCGGTCACCCTGACCGGCACGGTGCACTCCGTCCGGCACGGCGACCGCGACGCACGGACCGAGGTCGTGATCCGGGTGGGCAGTGTGTACGCGATCCTCACGGAGCTCCGCAAGCCCTACCACCACGAACACGACTTCACCGACCTCGGCCTCGACCCGCGGGGCGCCCACATCGTGATCGTGAAGATCGGCTACCTGGAGCCCGAGCTCTTCGACATGTCGGTCGGCTGGAAGATGGCGCTCACCCCCGGCGGCGTGGACCAGGACCTGGTGCGCCTGGGTCACCACCGCATCCGCCGCCCGATGTTCCCGTTCGACCGGGAGATGGCCGACCCGGACCTGTCGGCCCGCGTCATCCCCGCCTCCGACCAGCCGCTGACCGGGGACGACGAGTGA
- a CDS encoding copper homeostasis protein CutC: MTARPALEIAVTSPAGARAARENGADRVELCSALELGGLTPSAALVEAVAAQGLPVQVLVRCRPGDFVHDAQEVALMAAEVRSVIASGAAGVVIGALTADGALDTDAVTRLAEAARGAGRPVDITLHRAVDQSADPVATAALLADLGLTRVLTSGGAPAAADGLETIAAMAAAAPGVQVMAGGGVRLADIPALLSAGVASVHLSAKTRAPRRPGGTWVPLGAGGASAEQDTHFVTDPEVVAGARRALEAAG, encoded by the coding sequence GTGACCGCCCGTCCCGCCCTGGAGATCGCCGTCACCTCACCGGCGGGCGCCCGCGCCGCCAGGGAGAACGGCGCCGACCGGGTCGAGCTGTGCTCCGCGCTGGAGCTGGGCGGCCTGACCCCGTCGGCCGCGCTGGTCGAGGCGGTCGCGGCTCAGGGGCTGCCGGTGCAGGTGCTGGTCAGGTGCCGGCCCGGCGACTTCGTCCATGACGCGCAGGAGGTCGCGCTCATGGCCGCCGAGGTGCGGTCCGTCATCGCCTCCGGCGCCGCCGGAGTGGTCATCGGCGCGCTCACCGCCGACGGCGCCCTGGACACGGACGCGGTCACCCGGCTCGCCGAGGCGGCGCGCGGCGCGGGCCGTCCGGTGGACATCACCCTGCACCGCGCCGTCGACCAGTCCGCCGACCCGGTGGCCACCGCCGCGCTGCTGGCCGACCTCGGCCTGACCCGGGTCCTCACCTCGGGCGGCGCGCCCGCCGCGGCCGACGGGCTGGAGACGATCGCCGCGATGGCCGCCGCCGCCCCCGGCGTGCAGGTGATGGCCGGCGGCGGGGTGCGTCTCGCCGACATCCCGGCCCTGCTCTCGGCCGGCGTCGCCTCCGTCCACCTCTCCGCCAAGACCCGCGCGCCGCGCCGCCCCGGCGGCACCTGGGTCCCCCTCGGCGCGGGTGGAGCGTCCGCCGAGCAGGACACCCACTTCGTCACCGACCCCGAGGTCGTCGCCGGTGCGCGACGGGCCCTGGAGGCGGCGGGCTGA
- a CDS encoding YceI family protein, producing MALFNRKNDDTATAATAATTTATVDPALAALTGDYTIDPSHSSIGFTVRHAMVTNVRGSFGEHEGSLKLDGGNPADSTVSIDVKIASVDTGIADRDGHLVSGDFFDAEKFPLMTFRSTSTEQLGGDKYRVTGDLTIKDVTRPLAIDLEFNGSATDVYGNERVGFEGGTEILRSDWGLTWNAALETGGVMVSDKVKLNFDISAIKAAAPQA from the coding sequence ATGGCTCTGTTCAACCGCAAGAACGACGACACCGCGACCGCCGCGACCGCCGCGACCACCACCGCCACCGTCGACCCGGCCCTGGCCGCCCTCACCGGCGACTACACGATCGACCCGTCCCACAGCAGCATCGGGTTCACCGTGCGCCACGCGATGGTCACCAATGTGCGGGGCTCCTTCGGTGAGCACGAGGGCAGCCTGAAGCTGGACGGCGGCAACCCGGCCGACTCCACCGTCTCGATCGACGTGAAGATCGCCAGCGTGGACACCGGTATCGCGGACCGCGACGGCCACCTGGTCAGCGGCGACTTCTTCGACGCCGAGAAGTTCCCCCTCATGACGTTCCGCTCGACCTCCACCGAGCAGCTCGGCGGCGACAAGTACCGCGTCACCGGCGACCTCACCATCAAGGACGTCACCCGCCCGCTCGCCATCGACCTGGAGTTCAACGGCTCCGCCACCGATGTGTACGGCAACGAGCGCGTCGGCTTCGAGGGCGGCACCGAGATCCTGCGCTCCGACTGGGGCCTGACCTGGAACGCGGCGCTGGAGACCGGCGGCGTGATGGTCAGCGACAAGGTGAAGCTGAACTTCGACATCTCCGCGATCAAGGCCGCCGCACCGCAGGCCTGA
- a CDS encoding LysR family transcriptional regulator, translated as MADLETREIEYFVAVAEELHFGRAAERLSIAQPALSKAVQRLESRLGVQLLIRSSRRVSPTPAGQALLHHGRHALNAVSAAAESARRAGAPEAHLRLVIKPGGDANLLSGILAAYARRPGAGRVDVLFGGATDRADHVRDGRADLALLYAPFDDLTGLDHRTLLVEGRVAILPRGHRLAGREELRMADLAGETLPRWKGVPESGDGVIGGSGPEIADVAQMTQLIMLGRTVAILPRSSVEPVHPGLVYKPVTDAPPSRMVVAWSRLDERPLVASFVDAAVSASGSRPDPAMHQDSGAVG; from the coding sequence ATGGCTGACCTGGAGACGCGTGAGATCGAGTACTTCGTCGCGGTGGCCGAGGAGCTGCACTTCGGCCGGGCCGCCGAGCGCCTGTCCATCGCCCAGCCGGCGTTGTCGAAGGCGGTCCAGCGTCTGGAGTCGCGGCTCGGTGTCCAGCTGCTCATCCGCTCCAGCCGCCGGGTCTCGCCGACACCGGCCGGCCAGGCGCTGCTGCATCACGGCCGCCACGCGCTCAACGCGGTGAGCGCGGCGGCCGAGAGCGCCCGCCGGGCGGGTGCGCCCGAGGCCCATCTGCGGCTGGTGATCAAGCCGGGCGGCGACGCGAACCTGCTGTCGGGGATCCTCGCCGCGTACGCCCGCAGACCGGGCGCCGGCCGAGTGGACGTCCTGTTCGGCGGCGCCACCGACCGGGCCGACCATGTGCGCGACGGACGGGCCGATCTCGCGCTGCTGTACGCGCCGTTCGACGATCTGACCGGGTTGGACCACAGGACCCTGTTGGTCGAGGGACGCGTCGCGATCCTGCCGCGCGGGCACCGGCTGGCCGGTCGCGAGGAGCTGCGGATGGCCGACCTGGCGGGCGAGACGCTGCCGCGCTGGAAGGGTGTGCCCGAGAGCGGCGACGGCGTCATCGGCGGCAGCGGCCCGGAGATCGCGGACGTGGCACAGATGACTCAGCTGATCATGCTCGGCCGGACGGTCGCGATCCTGCCGCGCTCGTCCGTCGAACCCGTCCACCCGGGGCTGGTGTACAAACCGGTGACCGATGCGCCGCCCAGCCGGATGGTCGTGGCGTGGTCACGGCTCGACGAGCGGCCGCTCGTCGCCTCGTTCGTCGACGCCGCGGTCTCCGCGAGCGGGTCGCGGCCGGACCCGGCCATGCACCAGGATTCAGGTGCTGTCGGCTGA
- a CDS encoding DinB family protein, protein MNVNETATHETAAPAPTGERADLLEALAKQRHFLRFTTRDLTDEQAGLRPTASELCLGGLIKHVAGVEQAWAGFMVHGASAMPDFTAMTEEDWSRRADDFRLLPGETLEGVLADYAEAADHTDELVSTLPDLGVSHALPKAPWYEGDARWTVRRVLTHIIAETAQHAGHADIIRESLDGAKSMG, encoded by the coding sequence ATGAACGTCAACGAGACGGCCACTCACGAGACGGCCGCACCGGCCCCCACCGGCGAGCGCGCCGACCTGCTGGAGGCGCTGGCCAAGCAGCGGCACTTCCTGCGCTTCACCACCCGTGACCTCACCGACGAGCAGGCCGGGCTGCGGCCCACCGCGAGCGAGCTGTGTCTGGGCGGGCTCATCAAGCACGTCGCCGGGGTCGAACAGGCCTGGGCGGGGTTCATGGTGCACGGAGCCTCGGCGATGCCGGACTTCACCGCCATGACCGAGGAGGACTGGAGCCGGCGGGCGGACGATTTCCGGCTGCTGCCGGGCGAGACGCTGGAAGGCGTGCTGGCCGACTACGCGGAGGCGGCGGACCACACCGACGAGCTGGTCTCCACCCTGCCCGACCTGGGCGTCAGCCACGCGCTGCCGAAGGCTCCCTGGTACGAGGGGGACGCGCGGTGGACGGTCCGCCGGGTGCTGACGCACATCATCGCGGAGACCGCTCAGCACGCCGGGCACGCCGACATCATCCGGGAGTCGCTCGACGGCGCCAAGAGCATGGGCTGA
- a CDS encoding cyclopropane-fatty-acyl-phospholipid synthase family protein — protein sequence MTTDSTSSPSGAELWDERYRESDRIWSGNPNTALVREVEGLTPGRALDLGCGEGADAVWLARWGWQVTATDISRVALDRAAEHAADAGVADRVDWQFHDLGVSFPEGEYDLVTASFLHSMGDLPREEILRRAVSAVAPGGVLLIVGHAGFPSWEHSHADMELPTTDEVLAALQLPAGEWEVLVSAEHERVQNDPDGNPTTRTDNALKVRRLPSAI from the coding sequence ATGACAACCGACAGCACTTCCTCCCCCTCCGGCGCGGAACTCTGGGACGAGCGCTACCGCGAGAGCGACCGGATCTGGAGCGGGAATCCCAACACCGCGCTCGTCCGTGAAGTGGAGGGGCTGACACCGGGGCGCGCGCTCGACCTCGGGTGCGGGGAAGGGGCCGACGCGGTCTGGCTCGCACGGTGGGGCTGGCAGGTCACCGCCACGGACATCTCGCGCGTCGCCCTCGACCGGGCGGCCGAGCACGCCGCCGACGCGGGGGTCGCCGACCGGGTCGACTGGCAGTTCCACGACCTCGGGGTCTCCTTCCCCGAGGGGGAGTACGACCTCGTCACCGCCTCGTTCCTGCACTCGATGGGGGACCTGCCGCGCGAGGAGATCCTGCGCCGGGCCGTCTCGGCCGTCGCGCCCGGCGGGGTGCTCCTGATCGTCGGGCACGCGGGCTTCCCGTCCTGGGAGCACAGCCACGCGGACATGGAACTGCCCACCACCGACGAGGTGCTGGCAGCCCTTCAGCTCCCGGCGGGGGAGTGGGAGGTGCTGGTCAGCGCGGAGCACGAGCGCGTGCAGAACGACCCGGACGGGAACCCCACCACCCGTACCGACAACGCGCTGAAGGTCCGCCGCCTCCCGTCCGCCATATAG
- a CDS encoding NAD(P)/FAD-dependent oxidoreductase, translating into MSEKTTRTTRSYDVVVIGGGAAGLSGALALSRARRSVLVIDAGSPRNAPASHAHNYLGREGVPPTELLAIGRDEASGYGAEIVEGEAVSARRLPGGAGFRVEREDGSVVTARRLLVTTGLVDELPAIPGLAERWGKDVLHCPYCHGWEVRDAPIGVVALSPMAVHQALLWRQWSDDVTLFLHDAPEPSDEEYEQLAARGIAVVDGEVTGIEASGDRLTGVRLAGGRVVPREAVVVQPRFTARSGVLEGLGLRATAMEVGGHTVGTYIAADSAGATDVPGVWVAGNVANLMEQVIGAAAAGLKAASAINADLVGEDTRRAVEARRAPFSAEAERQVCEKALGNRRHGLQETR; encoded by the coding sequence ATGAGCGAGAAGACGACGCGGACGACGCGGTCGTACGACGTGGTGGTGATCGGCGGTGGGGCCGCCGGGCTGAGCGGGGCCCTGGCGCTGTCCAGGGCCAGGCGTTCGGTGCTGGTGATCGACGCGGGCAGCCCGCGCAACGCACCGGCGTCCCACGCGCACAACTACCTGGGGCGCGAGGGCGTCCCGCCCACCGAACTGCTGGCCATCGGCCGGGACGAGGCTTCCGGGTACGGGGCCGAGATCGTCGAGGGCGAGGCCGTGTCGGCGCGGAGGCTGCCGGGCGGGGCCGGATTCCGGGTCGAGCGGGAGGACGGGAGCGTCGTCACCGCGCGCCGCCTGCTCGTCACCACCGGGCTCGTCGACGAGCTTCCGGCGATCCCGGGCCTGGCCGAGCGGTGGGGGAAGGACGTACTGCACTGCCCCTACTGCCACGGCTGGGAGGTACGGGACGCGCCGATCGGCGTTGTGGCCCTGAGCCCGATGGCCGTGCACCAGGCGCTGCTCTGGCGGCAGTGGAGCGACGACGTCACCCTCTTCCTGCACGACGCGCCCGAGCCCAGCGACGAGGAGTACGAGCAGCTCGCCGCGCGGGGCATCGCGGTGGTGGACGGAGAGGTGACCGGGATCGAGGCGAGCGGTGACCGGCTGACCGGGGTGCGGCTGGCCGGCGGCCGGGTCGTGCCGCGCGAGGCGGTGGTGGTCCAGCCGCGCTTCACCGCGAGGTCAGGGGTCCTGGAGGGGCTCGGCCTGCGCGCCACCGCGATGGAGGTGGGCGGTCACACCGTCGGTACGTACATCGCGGCCGATTCGGCCGGTGCGACCGACGTGCCCGGTGTCTGGGTCGCCGGTAACGTCGCCAACCTGATGGAACAGGTCATCGGGGCCGCCGCCGCCGGGCTGAAGGCGGCCTCCGCCATCAACGCCGACCTGGTGGGCGAGGACACCCGCCGCGCGGTCGAGGCCCGCCGCGCGCCCTTCTCGGCGGAGGCCGAGCGCCAGGTCTGCGAGAAGGCCCTCGGAAACCGCCGTCACGGACTGCAGGAGACACGATGA
- a CDS encoding ATP-binding protein, with the protein MNETTQLPGFREAFYRRERRSIPLVRTFVREALVDWACEVPMGDVLLCVSELATNALIHGVPPGRGFRIHLYWERAEGRLRIEMHDSGGGEVAAVRCPAPDAEGGRGLMLVSALAAAWGVGERNPGKVVWCEFAASARIFAVRDGSAHSLP; encoded by the coding sequence ATGAACGAGACGACTCAACTCCCCGGCTTTCGCGAGGCGTTCTACCGCCGCGAACGCAGATCGATTCCGCTCGTGCGGACGTTCGTGCGGGAGGCGCTGGTCGACTGGGCGTGCGAGGTGCCGATGGGCGATGTGTTGCTGTGTGTGAGTGAGCTGGCGACCAACGCGCTCATCCATGGCGTGCCGCCGGGGCGTGGGTTCCGTATTCACCTGTACTGGGAGCGGGCCGAGGGCAGGCTCCGTATCGAGATGCATGACAGCGGCGGCGGCGAGGTGGCGGCCGTCCGGTGTCCCGCGCCCGACGCGGAAGGCGGGCGCGGGCTGATGCTGGTCTCGGCGCTCGCCGCCGCGTGGGGGGTGGGGGAGCGGAACCCGGGGAAGGTCGTCTGGTGCGAATTTGCCGCTTCGGCAAGGATCTTTGCCGTACGGGACGGGAGCGCGCACTCTCTTCCGTAG
- a CDS encoding helix-turn-helix transcriptional regulator, whose product MQSPKKNKRVTSWHLIGAQLATFRRAAGLTQAALAERFRVGEDTIASIEQGRRPLQLDFAIQLDELLDTKGALRVAVEKVPQKERFPAFVQDFVEYEQEAVTLLSYQNQVVPGLLQTEGYARFVFSCLYPPIEEDEQEEWVAARLDRQRLLTRKPRPMLHFILEESILRSEIGDPAVMRDQIKRLRECAALPFVGFQIMPMKLPKHAGLAGPMVLLETPDHDHLAYIEGQRVSFLHEDPDEVSVLQQMYGMLRSQALSPEESMRLLIALLGET is encoded by the coding sequence ATGCAGTCACCCAAGAAGAACAAACGCGTCACATCCTGGCATCTGATCGGCGCCCAGCTCGCCACCTTCCGCAGAGCGGCCGGACTGACACAGGCGGCGCTCGCGGAACGGTTCCGCGTGGGCGAGGACACCATCGCGTCGATCGAGCAGGGACGGCGGCCCCTCCAGCTGGATTTCGCCATCCAGCTCGACGAACTGCTGGACACGAAGGGCGCGTTGCGGGTCGCGGTGGAGAAGGTGCCGCAGAAGGAGCGGTTCCCGGCGTTCGTCCAGGACTTCGTGGAGTACGAGCAGGAGGCGGTGACACTGCTGTCGTACCAGAACCAGGTGGTGCCCGGTCTGCTCCAGACCGAGGGGTACGCGCGATTCGTCTTCTCCTGCCTCTACCCGCCCATCGAGGAGGACGAGCAGGAAGAGTGGGTGGCCGCCCGGCTGGACCGGCAACGGCTCCTCACCCGCAAGCCACGCCCCATGCTCCACTTCATCCTGGAGGAGAGCATTCTGCGCAGCGAGATCGGGGACCCCGCAGTGATGCGCGACCAGATCAAGCGTCTGCGCGAATGTGCAGCTCTCCCCTTCGTGGGCTTCCAGATCATGCCGATGAAGCTGCCGAAGCACGCGGGCCTCGCGGGCCCCATGGTCCTGCTGGAGACCCCGGACCATGACCATCTCGCATACATCGAAGGGCAGCGTGTCAGTTTCCTCCACGAGGATCCGGACGAGGTCAGCGTGCTCCAGCAGATGTATGGGATGCTCCGATCGCAGGCGCTCTCGCCCGAGGAGAGCATGCGCCTACTGATCGCACTGCTTGGAGAGACATGA